A single Venturia canescens isolate UGA chromosome 1, ASM1945775v1, whole genome shotgun sequence DNA region contains:
- the kuz gene encoding disintegrin and metalloproteinase domain-containing protein 10 isoform X1 yields MVTMSSDTCGYVLFLLLLVPYIESAQRLNEYVRHYEPLSYSTDEVHRNHLRAKRSVTRENSLSLKFRSHGRDFHLRLKRDLAVFSDNLVIEGPSGEIEDLDTSHIYEGHLIGEPNSHVSGSVSDGVFHGKIVSPRDGAYFVERSHYYPAVHSQNESHHSVIYHENDVGDPYASVREGDSSGCGITDKIAEWMNKVQNSGEPDPPPPTIEKILRAERPKVDPWNGDTETPGHKYSKEANNPDQHRRSRRATRPKEDNKNTCSLFIQTDPFIWRHISEHLRGDPEKTREEILSLIAHHVTAVNYIYRDTRFDGRIEHRNIKFEVQRIKIDNDTACSPRSDSKPNVFCMENIDVSNFLNQHSLGNHEDFCLAYVFTYRDFTGGTLGLAWVASASGASGGICEKYKTYTETVEGMYQSTKRSLNTGIITFVNYNSRVPPKVSQLTLAHEIGHNFGSPHDFPPECRPGGLHGNYIMFASATSGDRPNNSKFSKCSVGNISNVLDAIEDNKKRNCFTASAGAFCGNKIVEAGEECDCGYDDVECVDKCCYPRQVSDDDKSHKGCKRRKGTQCSPSQGPCCSSETCQFVSLHDRVQCKAESDCSYNSTCNGRSAECPVSLPKANKTRCNEGTQLCINGECTGSICLEWNLTECFLTSNIIPNIDKRKLCELACQNGTDASTCRSTSEFAQSVGLPDGGISLRPGSPCDNFQGYCDVFLKCRAVDAEGPLARLKNMLFNKETLLTVAQWMTEFWWAVLLMGIAFMIFMGMFIKCCAVHTPSSNPKKPPARRISDTLRRPMNTLRRMRHPHGGGGGPGPRSIPPNQSRGGHGTRGPSHGYGEGRGAQYYPKGYRSVPTASAPPSAHSAGNHGRSNRPELYAGAYSGSGGGSRSAAYEMRHHHNKV; encoded by the exons CTCAACGACTCAACGAGTACGTTCGCCACTACGAACCACTGTCTTATTCCACCGACGAAGTTCATCGGAATCATCTCAGAGCCAAACGATCGGTCACACGTGAGAATTCGTTGAGCCTCAAGTTTCGATCGCACGGACGTGACTTTCACTTGCGTCTGAAGAGGGATCTCGCTGTATTCAGTGATAACCTTGTGATCGAGGGACCCTCTGGTGAGATCGAGGATCTCGACACCTCCCATATCTACGAGGGTCATTTGATAG GTGAACCAAACAGTCACGTGTCCGGTAGCGTCAGTGACGGTGTTTTTCATGGGAAAATCGTATCACCTCGTGATGGAGCGTATTTTGTAGAAAGATCGCACTATTATCCCGCAGTTCACTCTCAGAATGAGTCTCACCACTCGGTTATATACCATGAAAATGACGTTGGTGATCCTTACGCCAGTGTGAGAGAAG GTGACTCGAGCGGTTGTGGGATAACGGACAAGATTGCAGAATGGATGAACAAGGTTCAAAATTCCGGAGAGCCTGATCCACCACCACcgacaatcgaaaaaatattaagagcGGAAAGACCAAAAGTCGATCCATGGAACGGTGATACCGAGACACCGGGTCACAAATACTCCAAAGAGGCAAATAATCCTGATCAACATCGTAGGAGTCGAAGAGCCACAAGGCCCAAAGAAGACAACAAAAATACGTGCTCACTATTCATACAGACTGATCCTTTCATATGGCGCCATATATCCGAACAC cttcgTGGAGATCCCGAAAAGACGAGAGAGGAAATTTTGTCTCTAATAGCACATCACGTCACTGCGGTGAATTATATATACAGGGACACGAGATTCGACGGGAGAATTGAACACAGAAACATTAAATTTGAAGTTCAGAGGATAAAG atCGATAATGACACCGCTTGCTCACCGCGCTCTGACTCAAAACCCAATGTGTTTTGTATGGAAAATATCGACGTCAGTAATTTCTTGAATCAACACTCGTTGGGAAATCACGAAGATTTTTGTCTCGCATATGTTTTTACGTATAG AGATTTTACCGGCGGGACACTCGGCCTCGCTTGGGTAGCGTCAGCTTCTGGTGCATCCGGTGGTATAtgcgaaaaatacaaaacatatACGGAAACGGTCGAAGGAATGTACCAATCGACGAAACGATCACTCAACACTGGGATAATAACATTCGTTAATTATAACAGCAGAGTACCCCCAAAAGTTTCACAGCTAACTCTGGCCCACGAGATCGGACACAATTTTGGTTCACCG CATGATTTTCCTCCTGAATGTCGACCCGGTGGTTTACATGGCAATTACATTATGTTTGCCTCTGCGACCAGTGGAGATCGTCCAAACAACAGCAAATTCTCAAAGTGCAGTGTAGGAAACATCAGTAACGTTCTCGATGCTATTGAGGATAACAAAAAACGGAATTGCTTCACTG CATCCGCCGGTGCTTTCTGTGGCAACAAGATTGTCGAGGCTGGTGAGGAGTGCGATTGCGGTTACGACGATGTCGAATGCGTTGACAAATGCTGTTATCCACGACAAGTATCAGACGACGACAAGAGTCACAAGGGTTGCAAAAGAAGAAAGGGCACTCAGTGCAG TCCAAGTCAAGGTCCTTGCTGCTCGAGTGAAACCTGCCAATTCGTTTCGCTCCACGATAGAGTGCAGTGTAAAGCCGAGTCCGATTGTAGTTACAATTCAACCTGCAATGGAAGATCAGCTGAATGTCCAGTATCGTTGCCAAAAGCCAATAAAACTCGGTGTAACGAGGGAACTCAG TTGTGCATCAACGGAGAATGTACAGGCTCTATATGCCTCGAATGGAATTTGACCGAGTGCTTTCTCACAAGTAATATCATACCGAATATCGACAAGCGAAAACTTTGCGAATTGGCATGTCAGAATGGCACAGATGCCAGCACTTGCCGAAGTACAAGTGAATTCGCTCAAAGTGTTGGGTTGCCTGATGGTGGCATAAGTCTTCGGCCGGGCTCGCCGTGTGATAACTTCCAG GGCTACTGCGACGTTTTTCTAAAATGTCGTGCCGTCGATGCAGAAGGTCCACTCGcaagattgaaaaatatgctttTCAACAAAGAAACACTTCTGACTGTAGCACAGTGGATGACG GAGTTCTGGTGGGCTGTTCTTTTGATGGGTATTGCATTCATGATATTCATGGGAATGTTTATTAAATGTTGCGCTGTTCACACACCATCGAGCAATCCGAAAAAGCCACCTGCGAGACGTATCAGTGACACACTCAGAAGGCCAATGAACACGCTCAGAAGAATG CGACATCCACACGGTGGCGGAGGCGGTCCTGGACCTAGAAGTATACCGCCCAATCAAAGTCGCGGAGGTCATGGTACACGGGGACCATCGCATGGTTATGGAGAGGGTAGAGGAGCTCAGTATTATCCAAAAG GCTATCGCTCGGTTCCCACAGCTAGTGCACCACCAAGCGCCCATTCAGCAGGCAACCACGGCCGTTCCAATCGCCCAGAACTGTACGCCGGTGCCTATTCGGGCTCCGGGGGAGGTAGCAGGAGTGCAGCTTACGAGATGAGACATCATCACAACAAGGTGTGA
- the Hem gene encoding membrane-associated protein Hem — MARPIVPSQQKLAEKLTILNDRGIGMLTRIYNIKKACGDAKSKPGFLSDKTLESSIKSIVRKFPNIDVKGLQTITNLRNEIIKSLSLYYYTFVDLLDFKDNVCELLTTMDACGVHMDITINFDLTKGYLDLVVTYVSLMILLSKVEDRKAVLGLFNAAHEMVHSQSDSSFPRLGQMIMDYDAPLKKLSEEFVPHSKLLRNALASLWPVYPGRNLSADTWRADQKLSLIGSPGQILKAAATETMSCETLSLDRIERWIILGFTLCHSFLSQEQPNKLWTTALESGWVLALFRDEVIYIHQYIQTFFEGIKGYGKRVSEVKDCYNQAVQKAAFRHRERRKFLRNALKELGLIMTDQPGLLGPKALLVLMGLSHARDEVLWLLRHGDNPPSQGKAKGKASEDLVDRQLPELLFHCEELRALVRKYSQVLQRYYVQFLSGFDAPSLHQMIQNLPVCPEEEGAILSDLCSAIANVNVKQVEENEMFDFRAFRLDWFRLQAYMSIAKSNMNLVDNRELAAFMDTVIFHTKMVDNLDEMLVETSDLSIFCFYSKIFEDQFHMCLEFPAQNRYIVAFPLLCSHFQSCTHELCPEERHHIRERSLSVVNMFLDEMAKEAKNIITAICDQQCNMSDSLLPKYCAQLISQVVNRKKKDKNKKNTIEIHKPGIESYRKTREVLTTMDKLHMALTESCYAINYCPTINVWEYTFAPREYLHQHLETRFARALVGMVMFSPESSEIAKPSELFVSVRAYMNVLQTVENYVHIDITRVFNNALLQQTQSLDSHGDKTIAALYTQWYSEVLLRRVSAGNICYSGNQRAFVSLSAESSIPFNAEEFSDINELRALAELIGPYGMKMLNETLMWHIASQVQELKKLVAGNKDVLVALRTNFDKPEVMKEQFKRLQQVDNVLQRVTIIGVILSFRQLSQSALVDVLEERIPFLLSSILDIRHHLPSGDPMRVVSEMTSAAGLTCKVDPTLTAALRTQKAEVDEDEHLLVCLLMVFVAVSIPKLARNENSFYRASLEGHSNNIHCMATAINNIFGALFTICGQNDIEDRMKEFLALASSSLLRLGQEADKEATRNRESVYLLLDQIVQESPFLTMDLLESCFPYALIRNAYHDVYKLEHSQS, encoded by the coding sequence atggCCAGACCAATAGTTCCGAGCCAACAAAAATTAGCAGAAAAGCTAACAATTCTCAATGATCGTGGTATTGGCATGTTGACACGCATATACAACATAAAAAAAGCATGCGGAGATGCCAAGTCAAAACCTGGCTTTTTGTCCGACAAAACACTTGAGTCGTCCATTAAATCGATAGTAAGAAAATTTCCCAACATCGACGTCAAAGGATTACAGACTATTACCAATCTCCGCAATGAAATCATCAAGTCTCTGTCCCTCTATTACTACACTTTCGTTGATCTTCTAGACTTCAAAGATAACGTGTGTGAATTGTTGACGACGATGGATGCCTGCGGAGTACACATGGatataacaattaattttgATCTTACCAAGGGTTATTTGGACCTTGTGGTAACATACGTTAGTCTCATGATACTGCTTTCTAAGGTAGAAGATCGCAAAGCAGTTTTGGGCCTATTCAACGCCGCTCACGAAATGGTACATAGTCAGTCGGATTCAAGTTTTCCTCGTTTGGGACAGATGATCATGGATTATGATGctccattgaaaaaactttcggAAGAATTTGTACCACACTCCAAACTTTTGAGAAACGCTTTGGCATCCCTGTGGCCAGTCTATCCTGGGAGAAATTTGTCTGCGGACACTTGGAGAGCGGATCAAAAGCTAAGTTTGATCGGTAGTCCGGGACAGATTCTCAAGGCAGCCGCCACTGAGACAATGTCCTGTGAAACTTTGAGCCTCGACAGAATCGAGCGCTGGATCATCCTTGGTTTCACCTTGTGCCACTCATTCCTGAGCCAAGAACAACCGAACAAACTTTGGACCACAGCTCTCGAGTCAGGATGGGTATTGGCGCTCTTTCGTGACGAAGTTATTTACATTCATCAATACATTCAGACTTTCTTCGAAGGAATAAAGGGTTATGGAAAACGTGTTTCCGAGGTGAAGGATTGCTATAATCAGGCTGTACAAAAAGCAGCTTTCAGGCatagagagagaagaaaatttttgcgCAACGCTCTGAAAGAATTGGGCCTTATAATGACCGATCAACCTGGTCTTCTGGGTCCCAAGGCATTGCTTGTACTAATGGGACTTTCTCACGCACGTGATGAGGTTCTCTGGCTTTTGAGACACGGTGATAACCCACCGTCGCAGGGTAAAGCCAAAGGCAAAGCTAGCGAGGATTTGGTCGATCGTCAATTACCCGAATTGCTATTTCACTGCGAAGAATTGCGCGCTCTAGTTCGCAAATATTCGCAAGTACTGCAGCGCTACTATGTGCAATTTTTGTCGGGCTTTGATGCACCTTCGCTTCATCAAATGATACAAAACTTACCGGTTTGTCCGGAAGAGGAAGGCGCGATTCTGAGCGATTTGTGTTCGGCAATCGCCAACGTAAACGTAAAGCAGGTCGAGGAGAACGAGATGTTTGATTTTCGAGCGTTTCGTCTCGATTGGTTCCGCTTACAGGCTTACATGTCGATAGCTAAATCAAACATGAATCTCGTTGATAATCGCGAACTTGCCGCTTTCATGGACACCGTTATATTTCACACAAAAATGGTTGATAACCTCGATGAGATGCTCGTAGAAACTTCCGACTTGTCGATATTTTGCTTTTATAGTAAAATATTTGAGGATCAGTTTCACATGTGTCTCGAATTCCCAGCGCAAAACCGTTACATCGTTGCTTTTCCGCTTTTGTGCAGTCACTTCCAAAGTTGTACACACGAGCTTTGCCCGGAAGAACGTCACCATATAAGGGAGAGAAGTTTGTCAGTAGTAAATATGTTTCTCGATGAAATGGCGAAGGAAGCAAAAAACATAATAACAGCAATATGCGATCAACAGTGCAATATGAGCGATAGTTTATTACCGAAATATTGCGCTCAATTGATATCTCAAGTTGTTAACCGCAAGAAGAAAgacaaaaacaagaaaaatacgaTTGAGATACACAAACCTGGTATCGAGAGTTATCGTAAAACCCGTGAAGTTTTGACAACAATGGACAAACTTCACATGGCTCTTACCGAGTCGTGTTACGCTATTAATTATTGTCCGACGATCAACGTTTGGGAATATACGTTTGCACCGAGGGAATATTTACACCAGCATCTTGAGACGAGATTCGCGAGAGCTCTCGTTGGTATGGTTATGTTTTCTCCGGAGTCGAGCGAAATAGCCAAGCCCTCGGAACTTTTTGTGAGTGTGCGTGCTTACATGAATGTATTGCAAACCGTTGAGAATTATGTTCATATTGATATAACACGTGTATTTAACAATGCGTTGCTTCAACAAACGCAATCACTGGACAGTCACGGTGACAAGACAATAGCCGCTCTGTACACTCAATGGTACTCGGAGGTACTCCTTAGACGCGTTAGCGCCGGTAATATTTGTTATTCCGGCAATCAACGAGCATTCGTGAGCCTGTCAGCTGAGAGTTCGATTCCCTTCAACGCGGAGGAATTTTCGGACATAAACGAGCTTCGAGCATTGGCCGAATTGATCGGACCCTATGGAATGAAGATGCTCAACGAAACTCTCATGTGGCACATCGCCAGTCAGGTACAAGAATTGAAGAAACTCGTTGCTGGCAACAAAGACGTTCTTGTTGCACTTAGAACTAATTTTGACAAACCGGAAGTGATGAAGGAACAATTCAAGCGGCTTCAGCAGGTCGATAATGTTTTGCAACGCGTTACGATAATCGGTGTGATACTGAGCTTCCGACAGTTGTCCCAGTCAGCACTCGTCGATGTCCTCGAAGAGAGAATACCATTTCTACTGAGTTCCATACTCGACATAAGACATCATCTCCCCTCGGGTGATCCGATGCGCGTAgtttccgaaatgacatccgCCGCAGGTCTCACTTGCAAAGTCGATCCTACATTAACCGCTGCTTTGAGAACACAGAAAGCTGAAGTCGACGAGGACGAACATTTGCTCGTTTGTCTTCTCATGGTATTCGTCGCAGTCTCGATACCGAAATTGGCACGCAATGAAAACTCATTCTACAGAGCTTCCCTCGAGGGTCACTCCAACAATATACACTGTATGGCAACAGCtataaacaatattttcggAGCTCTTTTCACGATCTGTGGACAAAATGACATTGAGGATAGAATGAAGGAATTTTTGGCTCTCGCCTCTTCGAGCCTTTTGCGCTTGGGACAAGAGGCTGACAAAGAAGCTACGAGGAATCGTGAATCCGTTTATCTGCTGCTCGATCAAATTGTTCAGGAATCGCCTTTCCTGACGATGGATCTTCTCGAGAGCTGCTTCCCATACGCTCTTATACGGAATGCCTATCACGATGTTTACAAACTCGAGCATTCCCAGTCATGA
- the kuz gene encoding disintegrin and metalloproteinase domain-containing protein 10 isoform X2: MVTMSSDTCGYVLFLLLLVPYIESAQRLNEYVRHYEPLSYSTDEVHRNHLRAKRSVTRENSLSLKFRSHGRDFHLRLKRDLAVFSDNLVIEGPSGEIEDLDTSHIYEGHLIGEPNSHVSGSVSDGVFHGKIVSPRDGAYFVERSHYYPAVHSQNESHHSVIYHENDVGDPYASVREGDSSGCGITDKIAEWMNKVQNSGEPDPPPPTIEKILRAERPKVDPWNGDTETPGHKYSKEANNPDQHRRSRRATRPKEDNKNTCSLFIQTDPFIWRHISEHLRGDPEKTREEILSLIAHHVTAVNYIYRDTRFDGRIEHRNIKFEVQRIKIDNDTACSPRSDSKPNVFCMENIDVSNFLNQHSLGNHEDFCLAYVFTYRDFTGGTLGLAWVASASGASGGICEKYKTYTETVEGMYQSTKRSLNTGIITFVNYNSRVPPKVSQLTLAHEIGHNFGSPHDFPPECRPGGLHGNYIMFASATSGDRPNNSKFSKCSVGNISNVLDAIEDNKKRNCFTASAGAFCGNKIVEAGEECDCGYDDVECVDKCCYPRQVSDDDKSHKGCKRRKGTQCSPSQGPCCSSETCQFVSLHDRVQCKAESDCSYNSTCNGRSAECPVSLPKANKTRCNEGTQLCINGECTGSICLEWNLTECFLTSNIIPNIDKRKLCELACQNGTDASTCRSTSEFAQSVGLPDGGISLRPGSPCDNFQGYCDVFLKCRAVDAEGPLARLKNMLFNKETLLTVAQWMTEFWWAVLLMGIAFMIFMGMFIKCCAVHTPSSNPKKPPARRISDTLRRPMNTLRRMRHPHGGGGGPGPRSIPPNQSRGGHGTRGPSHGYGEGRGAQYYPKASAPPSAHSAGNHGRSNRPELYAGAYSGSGGGSRSAAYEMRHHHNKV; the protein is encoded by the exons CTCAACGACTCAACGAGTACGTTCGCCACTACGAACCACTGTCTTATTCCACCGACGAAGTTCATCGGAATCATCTCAGAGCCAAACGATCGGTCACACGTGAGAATTCGTTGAGCCTCAAGTTTCGATCGCACGGACGTGACTTTCACTTGCGTCTGAAGAGGGATCTCGCTGTATTCAGTGATAACCTTGTGATCGAGGGACCCTCTGGTGAGATCGAGGATCTCGACACCTCCCATATCTACGAGGGTCATTTGATAG GTGAACCAAACAGTCACGTGTCCGGTAGCGTCAGTGACGGTGTTTTTCATGGGAAAATCGTATCACCTCGTGATGGAGCGTATTTTGTAGAAAGATCGCACTATTATCCCGCAGTTCACTCTCAGAATGAGTCTCACCACTCGGTTATATACCATGAAAATGACGTTGGTGATCCTTACGCCAGTGTGAGAGAAG GTGACTCGAGCGGTTGTGGGATAACGGACAAGATTGCAGAATGGATGAACAAGGTTCAAAATTCCGGAGAGCCTGATCCACCACCACcgacaatcgaaaaaatattaagagcGGAAAGACCAAAAGTCGATCCATGGAACGGTGATACCGAGACACCGGGTCACAAATACTCCAAAGAGGCAAATAATCCTGATCAACATCGTAGGAGTCGAAGAGCCACAAGGCCCAAAGAAGACAACAAAAATACGTGCTCACTATTCATACAGACTGATCCTTTCATATGGCGCCATATATCCGAACAC cttcgTGGAGATCCCGAAAAGACGAGAGAGGAAATTTTGTCTCTAATAGCACATCACGTCACTGCGGTGAATTATATATACAGGGACACGAGATTCGACGGGAGAATTGAACACAGAAACATTAAATTTGAAGTTCAGAGGATAAAG atCGATAATGACACCGCTTGCTCACCGCGCTCTGACTCAAAACCCAATGTGTTTTGTATGGAAAATATCGACGTCAGTAATTTCTTGAATCAACACTCGTTGGGAAATCACGAAGATTTTTGTCTCGCATATGTTTTTACGTATAG AGATTTTACCGGCGGGACACTCGGCCTCGCTTGGGTAGCGTCAGCTTCTGGTGCATCCGGTGGTATAtgcgaaaaatacaaaacatatACGGAAACGGTCGAAGGAATGTACCAATCGACGAAACGATCACTCAACACTGGGATAATAACATTCGTTAATTATAACAGCAGAGTACCCCCAAAAGTTTCACAGCTAACTCTGGCCCACGAGATCGGACACAATTTTGGTTCACCG CATGATTTTCCTCCTGAATGTCGACCCGGTGGTTTACATGGCAATTACATTATGTTTGCCTCTGCGACCAGTGGAGATCGTCCAAACAACAGCAAATTCTCAAAGTGCAGTGTAGGAAACATCAGTAACGTTCTCGATGCTATTGAGGATAACAAAAAACGGAATTGCTTCACTG CATCCGCCGGTGCTTTCTGTGGCAACAAGATTGTCGAGGCTGGTGAGGAGTGCGATTGCGGTTACGACGATGTCGAATGCGTTGACAAATGCTGTTATCCACGACAAGTATCAGACGACGACAAGAGTCACAAGGGTTGCAAAAGAAGAAAGGGCACTCAGTGCAG TCCAAGTCAAGGTCCTTGCTGCTCGAGTGAAACCTGCCAATTCGTTTCGCTCCACGATAGAGTGCAGTGTAAAGCCGAGTCCGATTGTAGTTACAATTCAACCTGCAATGGAAGATCAGCTGAATGTCCAGTATCGTTGCCAAAAGCCAATAAAACTCGGTGTAACGAGGGAACTCAG TTGTGCATCAACGGAGAATGTACAGGCTCTATATGCCTCGAATGGAATTTGACCGAGTGCTTTCTCACAAGTAATATCATACCGAATATCGACAAGCGAAAACTTTGCGAATTGGCATGTCAGAATGGCACAGATGCCAGCACTTGCCGAAGTACAAGTGAATTCGCTCAAAGTGTTGGGTTGCCTGATGGTGGCATAAGTCTTCGGCCGGGCTCGCCGTGTGATAACTTCCAG GGCTACTGCGACGTTTTTCTAAAATGTCGTGCCGTCGATGCAGAAGGTCCACTCGcaagattgaaaaatatgctttTCAACAAAGAAACACTTCTGACTGTAGCACAGTGGATGACG GAGTTCTGGTGGGCTGTTCTTTTGATGGGTATTGCATTCATGATATTCATGGGAATGTTTATTAAATGTTGCGCTGTTCACACACCATCGAGCAATCCGAAAAAGCCACCTGCGAGACGTATCAGTGACACACTCAGAAGGCCAATGAACACGCTCAGAAGAATG CGACATCCACACGGTGGCGGAGGCGGTCCTGGACCTAGAAGTATACCGCCCAATCAAAGTCGCGGAGGTCATGGTACACGGGGACCATCGCATGGTTATGGAGAGGGTAGAGGAGCTCAGTATTATCCAAAAG CTAGTGCACCACCAAGCGCCCATTCAGCAGGCAACCACGGCCGTTCCAATCGCCCAGAACTGTACGCCGGTGCCTATTCGGGCTCCGGGGGAGGTAGCAGGAGTGCAGCTTACGAGATGAGACATCATCACAACAAGGTGTGA